Proteins from a single region of Labedella gwakjiensis:
- a CDS encoding RelA/SpoT family protein: MTETTPSQTASLRRLVPRIFSRAQPAGAVDRLIRTVRMHEPKADISIIERAYTVAERAHRGQKRQSGEPYITHPVAVAQILADLGIGAKTIAAALLHDTVEDTDYSLDDLRGDFGDEIAMLVDGVTKLDKVKYGDSAQAETVRKMIVAMSKDIRVLIIKLADRLHNARTWGFVKPESATRKATETLEIYAPLAHRLGIQTIKWELEDLSFAVLHPKIYAEIESLVRQRTPQREEYVQNVIDSVGEDLKGLKIRGKVVGRPKQYYSIYQKMIVRGRDFDDIYDLVGIRVLVGSVRDCYAVLGSIHARWTPLPGRFKDYIATPKFNLYQSLHTTVIGPGGKSVEIQIRTHEMHQHAEYGVAAHWKYKERMNGTKAGGAPSENDLAWLAHISDWQAETADPSEFLDSLRFEIGAKETYVFTPKGRVIGLPAGASPVDFAYAVHTEVGHRTMGAKVNGRLVPLESELNSGDVVEVFTSKNPDSGPSQDWLNFVKSPRARNKIRQWFTKERRDEAIEQGKDAIARAMRKQNMPLQKLMNQDSFAEVASQLRYEDVSGLYAAVGEGHVSTQSVLEKVAALIQGETDADDPTALDFPVRGRTRPLPDSDSGVLVRGAPDILVKLAKCCTPVPGDEIVGFVTRGTGVSVHRSDCHNVQSLLQEPERMIDVDWAPTSKSLFLVQIQVEALDRAGLLSDVTRVLSEHHVNILSATVSTSNNRLAISRFVFEMGDTTHLERVLNAVRRIDAVYDVYRVNGG, encoded by the coding sequence ATGACCGAGACGACTCCGTCGCAGACTGCCTCTCTGCGCCGCCTCGTGCCGAGGATCTTCTCGCGAGCACAGCCGGCCGGCGCTGTCGACAGGCTCATCCGCACCGTGCGGATGCACGAGCCGAAGGCCGACATCTCGATCATCGAGCGCGCCTATACGGTGGCGGAGCGTGCGCACCGTGGCCAGAAGCGTCAGAGCGGTGAGCCGTACATCACCCACCCCGTGGCTGTCGCGCAGATCCTGGCCGATCTCGGTATCGGGGCGAAGACGATCGCCGCCGCGCTCCTCCACGACACGGTCGAGGACACCGATTACTCCCTCGACGACCTCCGTGGTGATTTCGGCGACGAGATCGCCATGCTCGTCGACGGCGTCACCAAGCTCGACAAGGTCAAGTACGGCGACAGCGCCCAGGCGGAGACCGTCCGCAAGATGATCGTCGCGATGTCGAAGGACATCCGCGTCCTCATCATCAAGCTCGCCGATCGTCTCCACAACGCGCGCACCTGGGGTTTCGTGAAGCCCGAATCGGCCACACGGAAGGCCACGGAGACTCTCGAGATCTACGCGCCGCTCGCGCACCGACTCGGTATCCAGACGATCAAATGGGAGCTCGAGGACCTGTCGTTCGCGGTCCTCCACCCGAAGATCTACGCCGAGATCGAGAGCCTCGTGCGGCAGCGGACCCCGCAGCGCGAGGAGTACGTCCAGAACGTCATCGACTCCGTCGGCGAGGACCTCAAGGGTCTCAAGATCCGCGGCAAGGTCGTGGGACGACCGAAGCAGTACTACTCGATCTACCAGAAGATGATCGTGCGGGGCCGCGACTTCGACGACATCTACGACCTCGTCGGAATCCGCGTTCTCGTCGGCAGCGTGCGCGACTGCTACGCCGTGCTCGGGTCCATCCATGCCCGGTGGACACCGCTGCCCGGGCGGTTCAAGGACTACATCGCGACGCCGAAGTTCAACCTGTACCAGTCGCTCCACACGACCGTCATCGGGCCGGGCGGCAAGTCGGTCGAGATCCAGATCCGCACGCACGAGATGCACCAGCACGCCGAGTACGGTGTCGCCGCCCACTGGAAGTACAAGGAGCGGATGAACGGCACGAAGGCCGGGGGAGCTCCGTCGGAGAACGACCTCGCCTGGCTCGCGCACATCTCCGACTGGCAGGCCGAGACGGCCGATCCGAGCGAGTTCCTCGATTCGCTGCGGTTCGAGATCGGCGCGAAGGAGACGTACGTCTTCACTCCGAAGGGTCGCGTCATCGGGCTCCCAGCAGGCGCGTCTCCCGTGGACTTTGCCTACGCGGTCCACACCGAGGTCGGTCACCGCACGATGGGTGCCAAGGTCAACGGCCGGCTCGTGCCACTCGAGTCCGAGCTCAACAGCGGCGACGTCGTGGAGGTGTTCACCTCCAAGAACCCCGACTCAGGTCCTAGCCAGGACTGGTTGAACTTCGTCAAGAGCCCGCGGGCACGCAACAAGATCCGTCAGTGGTTCACGAAGGAACGCCGCGACGAGGCGATCGAGCAGGGCAAGGACGCGATCGCCCGAGCGATGCGCAAGCAGAACATGCCGCTGCAGAAGCTCATGAATCAGGACTCGTTCGCCGAGGTCGCCTCTCAGCTGAGATACGAAGACGTCTCGGGGCTGTACGCCGCTGTCGGCGAGGGTCACGTCTCGACGCAATCGGTGCTCGAGAAGGTCGCGGCTCTCATCCAGGGTGAGACCGACGCGGACGATCCCACAGCTCTGGACTTCCCCGTGCGCGGGCGCACGCGCCCTCTGCCGGACAGCGACTCCGGGGTCCTCGTTCGCGGAGCGCCGGACATCCTCGTGAAGCTCGCGAAATGCTGCACGCCGGTTCCCGGTGACGAGATCGTCGGCTTCGTGACGCGTGGCACGGGAGTGTCGGTCCACCGGTCGGATTGCCACAACGTGCAGTCGCTCCTGCAGGAACCCGAGCGGATGATCGACGTCGACTGGGCGCCCACCTCGAAGAGCCTCTTCCTCGTGCAGATCCAGGTCGAGGCGCTCGACCGGGCCGGCCTTCTGTCGGACGTCACGCGCGTGCTCAGCGAGCACCACGTGAACATCCTCTCCGCCACGGTGTCCACCTCGAACAACCGTCTGGCCATCAGCCGCTTCGTCTTCGAGATGGGGGACACCACCCACCTCGAACGGGTGTTGAACGCTGTCCGCCGTATCGATGCGGTCTACGACGTCTATCGCGTCAACGGTGGCTGA
- a CDS encoding DUF349 domain-containing protein, translating into MTTSGQQEWGRVDDDGTVYVREGEEWRTVGQFPDGTPDEAMAYFQRKYTDLAGQVVLLEQRARNGAPAADVARAVTRLKTELQTPNAVGDLESLRGRVAALDTTVSELTEQQSVEAQAAVAGAIAERTAIVDEAEALAALDPAKVQWKQATEKLNDLFARWQAHQQTGPKLPKAEANELWKRFRTARTTIEQHRRTFFAELDSVHRDAKSKKTSLIEQAEALIPKGIDGVPGYRDLLDEWKRSGRAGKKTDDALWARFKAAGDAIYQAKAEVDAAENEEYTANLQVKLALLEEAEPLIGEKDLDTAKKALLSIQRRWDAAGKVPRDQIRPIEDRLRKVEQAVRTLEDEQWRRNNPETKARTEGLASQLGSAIQKLEADLESAKASGDARAEAEAREALETRRAWLDAIG; encoded by the coding sequence GTGACAACGTCTGGGCAGCAGGAGTGGGGCCGCGTCGACGACGACGGCACCGTATACGTCCGCGAGGGTGAGGAGTGGCGCACCGTCGGCCAGTTCCCCGACGGGACACCGGACGAGGCGATGGCGTACTTCCAGCGGAAGTACACGGATCTCGCCGGTCAGGTCGTCCTCCTCGAGCAGCGGGCGCGCAACGGCGCGCCGGCCGCCGACGTCGCGCGAGCGGTCACGCGTCTGAAGACGGAACTCCAGACCCCCAACGCCGTGGGTGACCTCGAGTCGCTGCGTGGGCGGGTCGCGGCGCTCGACACCACGGTGTCGGAGCTCACGGAGCAGCAGAGCGTCGAAGCCCAGGCGGCCGTCGCAGGCGCCATCGCCGAGCGCACGGCGATCGTCGACGAGGCCGAGGCACTCGCCGCTCTCGATCCCGCCAAAGTCCAGTGGAAGCAGGCGACCGAGAAGCTCAACGATCTCTTCGCTCGCTGGCAGGCGCACCAGCAGACGGGGCCGAAGCTCCCGAAGGCGGAGGCGAACGAGCTCTGGAAGCGTTTCCGCACGGCACGCACGACGATCGAGCAGCACCGCCGCACGTTCTTCGCCGAACTCGATTCCGTCCACCGCGACGCCAAGTCGAAGAAGACGAGCCTCATCGAGCAGGCTGAGGCCCTCATCCCGAAGGGCATCGACGGCGTTCCCGGGTACCGGGATCTCCTCGACGAGTGGAAGCGCTCCGGACGCGCCGGCAAGAAGACGGACGACGCTCTCTGGGCGCGATTCAAGGCCGCTGGCGATGCGATCTACCAGGCCAAGGCCGAGGTCGACGCCGCCGAGAACGAGGAGTACACCGCGAACCTCCAGGTGAAGCTCGCTCTCCTCGAAGAGGCCGAGCCGCTCATCGGCGAGAAGGACCTCGACACCGCCAAGAAGGCCCTCCTCTCCATCCAGCGGCGATGGGACGCCGCCGGAAAGGTGCCCCGCGACCAGATCCGTCCGATCGAGGATCGGCTGCGCAAGGTCGAGCAGGCCGTCCGCACCCTCGAGGACGAGCAGTGGCGCCGCAACAACCCCGAGACGAAGGCCCGCACCGAGGGCCTCGCCTCGCAGCTCGGCTCGGCGATCCAGAAGCTCGAAGCCGACCTCGAGTCGGCCAAGGCCTCGGGTGACGCCCGCGCGGAGGCCGAGGCTCGCGAGGCGCTCGAGACCCGACGCGCCTGGCTCGACGCGATCGGCTGA
- a CDS encoding peptidylprolyl isomerase — MAASKNEERAAREARQRLKAYKARQAVHAHRTSRRVRDNWIAAVLVVVVASAVTLGQLAFLKAGPFEAAATPSASASADASAAPAVDLPSPDFAEDRTWTGTMTINDIPLGIELDGAAAPQGVSAFVALTQAGFYDGLSCHRLTTSDGFGVLQCGDPNGDGSGGPGFSYGPIENAPDDDVYPAGTIAMARQSGDGESMGSQFFIVYEDTTIPSDEAGGYTVLGQVTSGLDGLISGVVDAGTADGSTDGSPAVATTITSVTVQ, encoded by the coding sequence GTGGCAGCCAGCAAGAACGAGGAGCGCGCGGCACGCGAGGCGCGTCAGCGGCTCAAGGCGTACAAGGCCCGCCAGGCCGTGCACGCGCACCGCACCTCGCGTCGGGTCCGCGACAACTGGATCGCCGCCGTCCTCGTCGTCGTGGTCGCCTCGGCCGTGACCCTCGGTCAACTCGCGTTCCTGAAAGCCGGACCGTTCGAGGCCGCTGCCACCCCGTCGGCCAGCGCGTCGGCCGATGCGTCCGCGGCCCCCGCGGTGGACCTTCCCTCCCCCGACTTCGCCGAGGACCGCACGTGGACCGGCACCATGACGATCAACGACATCCCTCTCGGCATCGAGCTCGACGGCGCGGCAGCACCGCAGGGCGTCTCGGCGTTCGTCGCCCTCACGCAGGCCGGCTTCTACGACGGGCTCTCCTGCCACCGCCTCACGACATCCGACGGCTTCGGCGTCCTGCAGTGCGGTGACCCGAACGGCGACGGCTCGGGCGGACCCGGATTCAGCTATGGCCCCATCGAGAACGCACCGGACGACGACGTCTATCCGGCTGGCACGATCGCCATGGCCCGCCAGAGCGGCGACGGCGAGAGCATGGGCAGCCAGTTCTTCATCGTCTACGAGGACACGACGATCCCCTCGGACGAGGCCGGCGGCTACACCGTCCTCGGACAGGTCACGAGCGGACTCGACGGGCTGATCTCCGGCGTCGTCGATGCCGGCACTGCCGACGGCTCGACAGACGGCTCTCCCGCCGTCGCGACGACCATCACCTCGGTAACGGTTCAGTAG